In one Nicotiana sylvestris chromosome 8, ASM39365v2, whole genome shotgun sequence genomic region, the following are encoded:
- the LOC138875643 gene encoding uncharacterized protein, whose translation MAVDMKQLQLQFFGDSQLVVNQHLGSYEVKKHELHPYHNYAKNLMGWVGDMTIQHVPRKENKKADTLVTLASSFILPDQAQVTIYQKWVVPLPNEDESEDNKLEHLVVVSEGEKEECQQPIIDYLSYGILPENPRRRTEIRRCAPRFLYYKDTLYRRSF comes from the coding sequence ATGGCTGTCGATATGAAGCAGTTGCAATTGCAATTCTTTGGTGACTCCCAATTAGTGGTCAACCAGCATTTAGGTAGCTACGAGGTCAAGAAACATGAATTACACCCTTATCATAATTATGCTAAAAATTTGATGGGATGGGTTGGTGATATGACTATCCAACATGTACctaggaaagaaaataagaaggctgataCTTTAGTTACCCTAGCTTCATCGTTTATCCTGCCTGATCAAGCGCAAGTTACTATCTACCAAAAGTGGGTAGTCCCGCTGCCAAATGAAGATGAAAGTGAAGACAATAAACTCGAGCATCTTGTCGTTGTTTCTGAAGGTGAGAAGGAAGAATGCCAACAACCCATTATCGATTACTTGAGCTACGGTatacttccagaaaatccaaGGAGAAGGACTGAAATTCGCCGTTGTGCACCTCGtttcctttactacaaagatactctatacagaagaTCATTTTAG